Proteins found in one Triticum urartu cultivar G1812 chromosome 4, Tu2.1, whole genome shotgun sequence genomic segment:
- the LOC125551955 gene encoding 26S proteasome regulatory subunit 4 homolog yields the protein MGQGSPGGMGKQGGLPGDRKPGDGAAGDKKDKKFEPPAAPSRVGRKQRKQRGPEAAARLPPVAPLSKCRLRLLKLDRVKDYLLMEEEFVASQERLRPSEDKTEEDRSKVDDLRGTPMSVGSLEEIIDESHAIVSSSVGPEYYVSVLSFVDKDQLEPGCSILMHNKVLSVVGILQDEVDPMVSVMKVEKAPLESYADIGGLDAQIQEIKEAVELPLTHPELYEDIGIRPPKGVILYGEPGTGKTLLAKAVANSTSATFLRVVGSELIQKYLGDGPKLVRELFRVADDLSPSIVFIDEIDAVGTKRYDAHSGGEREIQRTMLELLNQLDGFDSRGDVKVILATNRIESLDPALLRPGRIDRKIEFPLPDIKTRRRIFQIHTAKMTLAEDVNLEEFVMTKDEFSGADIKAICTEAGLLALRERRMKVTHADFKKAKEKVMFKKKEGVPEGLYM from the exons ATGGGGCAGGGTTCTCCAGGCGGCATGGGCAAGCAGGGCGGTCTCCCCGGTGACCGCAAGCCGGGCGACGGTGCCGCCGGCGacaagaaggacaagaagttcGAGCCCCCCGCCGCACCGTCGCGCGTGGGGCGCAAGCAGCGGAAACAGAGGGGccccgaggcggcggcgcggctgccCCCCGTGGCGCCGCTCTCCAAGTGCCGCCTCCGCCTTCTCAAGCTGGACCGCGTCAAGGACTACCTTCTCATGGAGGAGGAGTTCGTCGCGAGCCAGGAGCGGCTGCGCCCCAGCGAAGACAAGACGGAGGAGGACCGATCTAAGGTCGACGACCTCCGCGGCACCCCTATGAGCGTTGGCTCGCTCGAGGAGATCATCGACGAGAGCCACGCCATCGTCTCGTCCTCCGTTGGGCCTGAGTACTATGTCAGCGTACTCTCGTTCGTCGACAAGGACCAGCTGGAGCCGGGATGCTCCATACTGATGCATAACAAG GTTCTCTCGGTGGTTGGAATTTTGCAAGATGAAGTTGATCCTATGGTTTCTGTCATGAAAGTTGAGAAGGCACCTTTGGAGTCTTATGCTGACATTGGTGGTTTGGATGCCCAAATTCAAGAGATCAAAGAGGCAGTGGAACTTCCTTTGACACATCCTGAGCTATATGAGGACATTGGGATCAGGCCTCCGAAGGGAGTCATACTATACGGGGAACCTGGAACAGGGAAAACTCTACTTGCAAAG GCTGTTGCCAATTCTACATCAGCAACATTCTTGCGTGTTGTTGGGAGTGAGTTGATCCAGAAGTACCTTGGTGACGGACCCAAGCTTGTAAGAGAACTGTTTAGGGTGGCTGATGATCTGTCTCCTTCAATTGTCTTCATTGATGAGATCGATGCAGTTGGAACAAAGAG GTATGATGCTCATTCAGGTGGTGAGCGTGAGATTCAGAGAACCATGTTGGAGTTGTTAAATCAGCTCGATGGTTTTGATTCAAGAGGAGATGTAAAGGTTATTCTAGCCACAAACCGCATTGAGAGCCTTGACCCAGCTTTGCTTCGACCAGGCCGAATCGACAGAAAGATTGAATTTCCATTACCAGATATTAAAACACGACGGCGTATCTTTCAG ATACACACTGCTAAGATGACATTGGCAGAAGATGTGAACCTAGAAGAGTTTGTGATGACCAAAGATGAGTTTTCTGGTGCTGATATCAAAGCCATTTGTACTGAAGCTGGATTGCTTGCCTTAAGAGAGCGCAGGATGAAG GTGACACATGCTGACTTCAAGAAGGCCAAAGAGAAGGTAATGTTCAAGAAGAAGGAAGGTGTACCGGAGGGGCTGTACATGTGA